A single genomic interval of Passer domesticus isolate bPasDom1 chromosome 26, bPasDom1.hap1, whole genome shotgun sequence harbors:
- the IL4I1 gene encoding L-amino-acid oxidase: protein MEIQLTPPKAGSPRVLDTTILGATLCQRRIITFSSLLPSPVLFQILLLAGVLSAKRFPCFPEYCLHDRDYKELLQIVQEGLEPTAHPAHVVVVGAGIGGLTAAKLLRDAGHKVTILERSSWVGGRIRTYRPEGQDWYVELGPMRLPGKHRLVREFIRQFNLKLNPFIQNDNNTWYFLKGARVRAEEVNRNPDILNYTVKPSERGKSASQLYREVLNKAFNKFQTTDCRKYLAQHDSFSTKEYLIKVGELSRGAVDMIGDLMNEDSGFYLSFLASLWDFDVFSDETFDEITGGFDQLPRAFHKALPNVIQFNCTVEKIMTKGNKVRVFYRAPDTLAPTIITADYVLVTSSAKATRHIQFLPPLSPIKAHALRSINYASASKIILACSEKFWEKDGIRGGYSITDRPSRFIYYPSHNFSSGVGVILASYTWNNDAEFFLPLTDEKCVDVVLQDLADIHQVSKEYLQYTCDQHVIQKWQLDQHSLGAFAAFTPYQFVDYSQALFAHEGRVHFAGEHAAQPHAWIDTAMKSAVRAASNIHHDSGEWFGRLAQRNEL from the exons ATGGAGATCCAGCTGACACCTCCAAAAGCTGGATCTCCCAGG GTCTTGGATACCACCATCCTTGGAGCCACTTTGTGCCAACGCCGCATTATCACCTTCtcttctctccttccctccccagtcCTCTTCCAAATCCTCCTGCTCGCGGGTGTCCTGAGCGCCAAGCGCTTCCCGTGCTTCCCCGAGTATTGTCTCCATGACCGGGACtacaaggagctgctgcagattgtccaggaggggctggagcccacGGCCCACCCGGCGCACGTGGTGGTGGTGGGCGCGGGCATCGGCGGGCTGACGGCAGCCAAGCTGCTCCGGGACGCGGGGCACAAG GTTACCATtctggagaggagcagctgggtTGGGGGGCGGATCCGCACGTACCGCCCCGAGGGACAGGATTGGTACGTGGAGCTGGGACCCATGCGCCTGCCAGGCAAGCACAG GCTGGTCCGTGAATTCATCCGCCAGTTCAACCTGAAGCTGAATCCTTTCATCCAGAATGACAACAACACCTGGTACTTCCTGAAGGGCGCACGGGTCAGGGCTGAGGAGGTGAACAGGAACCCCGACATCCTGAATTACACGGTGAAGCCGTCGGAGCGGGGCAAGAGCGCCAGCCAGCTGTACCGGGAGGTCCTGAACAAG gcttttAATAAATTCCAGACCACCGATTGCAGGAAGTATCTGGCTCAACACGACTCTTTCTCCACCAAG GAATATTTGATCAAGGTGGGGGAGCTGAGCCGAGGAGCTGTTGACATGATCGGTGACTTGATGAATGAGGACTCGGGGTTTTACCTGTCCTTCCTGGCCTCCCTGTGGGACTTCGATGTCTTCTCTGACGAGAC TTTTGACGAAATCACCGGAGGGTTTGaccagctgcccagagccttcCACAAGGCTCTGCCCAACGTCATCCAGTTCAACTGCACTGTGGAGAAGATCATGACGAAGGGCAACAAAGTCCGGGTGTTCTACCGTGCTCCGGACACGCTGGCCCCCACCATCATCACTGCAGATTATGTCCTTGTCACCTCCAGCGCCAAAGCCACCAGGCACATCCAGTTCCTGCCGCCACTGTCCCCCATCAAGGCGCATGCCCTGCGCTCCATCAACTACGCCAGTGCCTCCAAAATTATCCTGGCGTGCTCCGAGAAGTTCTGGGAGAAGGACGGGATCCGCGGAGGGTACTCCATCACCGACCGCCCCTCCCGCTTCATCTACTACCCCAGCCACAACTTCTCCAGCGGGGTGGGCGTCATCCTGGCCTCCTACACCTGGAACAACGACGCCGAGTTCTTCCTGCCCCTCACCGACGAGAAGTGCGTGGACGTGGTGCTGCAAGACCTGGCGGACATCCACCAGGTGAGCAAGGAGTACCTGCAGTACACCTGTGACCAGCACGTGATCCAGAAGTGGCAGCTGGACCAGCACTCCCTGGGCGCTTTCGCCGCCTTCACCCCGTACCAGTTCGTGGATTACTCGCAGGCCCTGTTCGCTCACGAGGGCCGCGTGCACTTCGCCGGGGAGCACGCGGCCCAGCCGCACGCCTGGATCGACACCGCCATGAAATCGGCCGTCAGGGCCGCCAGCAACATCCACCACGACAGCGGCGAGTGGTTCGGGAGGCTGGCGCAGAGGAACGAGCTCTGA
- the LOC135286373 gene encoding zinc finger protein CKR1-like, giving the protein MEPWVLLDPRQKSLYLDVMHESYETLMSLAQGLVSEKAVEKGAPESSAGLGPHSSHSLEREKPLGSHRRKAKRPDKAVPPGTPKPTALPKLSCAKPLRGKGAARERPFGCADCGKSFPWASHLERHRRVHTGERPFGCPECGETYSQSSHLLQHRRTHASDRPHKCGDCGKRFAAAAELAAHGRGHAADKPHKCEDCGKGFVWASHLERHRRVHTGEKPFECAECGEAFSQGSHLAKHRRSHTGERPHRCPACGKTFCQSSDLARHRRTHLGRKALRCGDCGKLFRAGPALARHQRCHGREHSHRCSDCGKGFVWASHLERHRRVHTGERPFPCSSCGERFTQKAHLLQHRKTHSPERPYKCGDCGKRFGEAPLFLVHQRGHAAHKSHACDDCGKGFAWASHLERHRRVHTGEKPFKCPECGEAFSQGSHLAKHRRSHLAKAAGPSALARTRLAGDTPAAHSSEAP; this is encoded by the exons ATGGAGCCGTGGGTGCTGCTGGACCCGCGGCAGAAGTCCCTGTACCTCGACGTGATGCACGAGAGCTACGAGACCCTCATGTCCCTGG ctcaggggcTGGTGAGTGAAAAAGCAGTGGAGAAAGGAGCACcggagagcagtgctgggctcGGGCCGCACTCATCCCACAGCCTGGAGCGGGAGAAGCCCCTGGGCTCCCACAGGCGCAAAGCGAAGCGCCCAGACAAAGCCGTGCCCCCCGGGACCCCGAAACCCACCGCGCTCCCCAAACTCAGCTGTGCCAAACCCCTGCGTGGGAAAGGCGCAGCCCGGGAGCGGCCGTTCGGCTGCGCCGACTGCGGGAAGAGCTTCCCGTGGGCGTCGCACCTGGAGCGGCACCGGCGCGTCCACACGGGCGAGCGGCCCTTCGGCTGCCCCGAGTGCGGCGAGACCTACAGCCAGAGCTCgcacctgctgcagcaccgCCGCACCCACGCCAGCGACCGCCCGCACAAGTGCGGCGACTGCGGGAAGCGCTTCGCCGCCGCGGCCGAGCTGGCGGCCCACGGCCGCGGCCACGCCGCCGACAAGCCTCACAAGTGCGaggactgcgggaagggcttcgtGTGGGCGTCGCACCTGGAGCGGCACCGGCGCGTCCACACCGGCGAGAAGCCCTTCGAGTGCGCCGAGTGCGGCGAGGCTTTCAGCCAGGGCTCGCACCTCGCCAAGCACCGCCGCAGCCACACGGGCGAGCGGCCGCACCGCTGCCCGGCCTGCGGGAAGACCTTCTGCCAGAGCTCCGATCTGGCGCGGCACCGCCGCACGCACCTGGGCAGGAAGGCGCTGCGCTGCGGGGACTGCGGGAAGCTGTTCCGGGCGGGGCCCGCGCTGGCGCGGCACCAGCGGTGCCACGGCCGGGAGCACTCGCACCGCTGCagcgactgcgggaagggcttcgtGTGGGCGTCGCACCTGGAGCGGCACCGGCGCGTCCACACGGGCGAGCGGcccttcccctgcagcagctgcggcGAGCGCTTCACGCAGAAGGCTCATCTGCTGCAGCACCGCAAGACCCACTCGCCAGAGCGGCCCTACAAGTGCGGCGACTGCGGGAAGCGCTTCGGGGAAGCGCCCCTGTTCCTGGTGCACCAGCGCGGCCATGCCGCGCACAAGAGCCACGCCTGCgacgactgcgggaagggctttgCCTGGGCGTCCCACCTGGAGCGGCACCGCCGCGTCCACACTGGCGAGAAGCCCTTCAAGTGCCCCGAGTGCGGCGAGGCTTTCAGCCAGGGCTCGCACCTCGCCAAGCACCGCCGCAGCCACCTCGCCAAGGCTGCGGGGCCCTCTGCCCTTGCCAGGACTCGGCTCGCTGGGGACACGCCTGCAGCTCACAGCAGTGAGGCTCCCTAA